A window from Drosophila subobscura isolate 14011-0131.10 chromosome O, UCBerk_Dsub_1.0, whole genome shotgun sequence encodes these proteins:
- the LOC117897401 gene encoding uncharacterized protein LOC117897401, with protein MTSTELKIGMTSSTRPSSRVLKPPGGGHTNIFSEPEVAVPAPRPKYNQQNSSNLNACMGSTDPNKVVEKLRDEVTTPKEDSKPTTNNQPKESDNKPAATNGEARGRVPPGGFSSGGFW; from the coding sequence atgACTTCCACCGAGCTAAAAATTGGCATGACCAGCAGCACTCGGCCCTCTAGCCGTGTGCTGAAGCCACCGGGCGGCGGACACACCAATATTTTCTCGGAGCCAGAAGTTGCCGTACCCGCCCCGCGTCCCAAATACAATCAGCAAAACTCTTCCAATTTGAATGCCTGCATGGGCTCGACTGACCCCAACAAGGTGgtggagaagctgcgcgaCGAGGTAACAACTCCAAAGGAGGACTCCAAGCCCACGACCAACAATCAGCCCAAGGAGTCGGACAACAAGCCGGCGGCCACGAATGGCGAGGCGCGCGGACGAGTGCCTCCCGGTGGATTCTCGTCGGGCGGCTTCTGGTAG
- the LOC117896402 gene encoding E3 UFM1-protein ligase 1 homolog → MGSDWDEIKRLAADFQKAQLTSTLQKLSERNCVEIVTLLLEKQLLEVVFTNDGKEYITPDHLEREIQDELYANGGRANLVEVSRTLNVDLSRIVTLAERIAAENPLVHLVLGQLIDEDYISHIAQEINEKLALRGEISISDLASQFDLPSEFLQQDVVEKHLGKIIKGRQDATNPRVFFTQAYIQRCKAKIRGALAAITRPTNVAVILQQINVQEKIFHSLLDEISPAGQVTSKLANAQYVPHIYAKTQADWVNSFYKQNSFLEYDAINKLGISDAKSYIRKQFPNEEFLFLKRVALGARLVELTVVTALNECSATKQYLDLTTILPSNLSEEDIEEVFSAIMAQKHSNPSNFVYLESIVFSQPYLTQLVQPCHALAEAQAKAAIDTGVYQQFIVDKSLAQKGNSSFQDQDDDGKVDKRDERRKKASSGKAGGGAQGRETKTKSTKKHQRRSGAAHNDTDDEDDGQQQGARGASGGGGNKKTVKPLDLVKTADIVKLINASLEEESLEHLAPSIAALYLNQLNQTALAKAQELYEATPQTNRRQTHAAIQDRINTLLIDIRLYEKGLKLFSHDTQTQLVKYLLKSLGNDICNELSLYVASECNLTVKNTSLNVDQRIKLAQECDAQYRSALLEQNKALNKSIDEFELATESVLKACSMIIKKVDRKKDRLLIADHKKKLQQQLLDCREPALLLHLAALILFTTISGCILHASGKFVSAILQHIRGSLNDAQNNMLLRYHDLVLQVLQAAPESDDSKMAHEQLQIMQTEVVELAQNFTRASVSKAD, encoded by the exons atgggCAGCGACTGGGATGAGATAAAGCGCCTGGCGGCGGACTTTCAAAAAGCACAGCTTACCTCGACACTGCAGAA GCTGTCCGAACGCAATTGCGTGGAGAttgtgacgctgctgctggagaagcagctgctggaggtggtGTTCACCAATGATGGCAAGGAGTACATTACACCAGATCACTTGGAGCGCGAGATCCAAGACGAGCTGTATGCGAATGGAGGCCGGGCCAATCTGGTGGAGGTCAGCAGGACATTGAATGTGGATCTGTCCCGCATTGTGACATTGGCCGAGCGCATTGCGGCTGAGAACCCTCTGGTGCATCTGGTGTTGGGCCAGCTAATCGATGAGGACTACATCAGCCACATTGCCCAGGAGATCAACGAGAAGCTTGCGTTGCGTGGCGAAATATCCATTTCCGATTTGGCCTCTCAATTCGATCTGCCATCGGAGTTTCTGCAGCAGGATGTGGTGGAGAAGCACCTGGGCAAGATCATCAAGGGCCGCCAAGATGCGACCAATCCGCGAGTCTTTTTCACGCAAGCCTACATCCAGCGATGCAAGGCGAAGATACGCGGTGCTCTGGCGGCCATCACCAGACCCACAAATGTGGCTGTCATTCTGCAGCAGATCAATGTTCAGGAGAAGATCTTTCACTCACTGCTAGACGAGATCTCGCCGGCCGGACAGGTGACCTCGAAACTGGCCAATGCCCAGTACGTGCCGCACATCTACGCCAAGACTCAGGCTGATTGGGTGAACTCCTTCTACAAGCAGAACAGCTTCCTGGAATACGATGCGATCAACAAGCTTGGCATCTCCGATGCCAAATCCTATATACGCAAACAATTTCCCAACGAGGAGTTCTTGTTCCTGAAGCGCGTAGCCCTCGGCGCTCGTCTTGTAGAGCTCACCGTCGTTACGGCCCTCAATGAGTGCAGTGCCACCAAGCAATACTTGGACTTGACAACCATTCTGCCTTCCAATCTTTCGGAGGAGGATATCGAGGAAGTCTTCAGTGCCATTATGGCGCAGAAGCACAGCAATCCCAGCAACTTTGTGTACCTGGAGAGCATCG TTTTCTCGCAGCCGTATCTCACGCAGCTGGTGCAGCCATGCCATGCTCTGGCCGAGGCACAGGCCAAGGCAGCCATTGACACGGGCGTCTATCAGCAGTTTATTGTGGATAAGAGCCTGGCTCAGAAGGGTAACTCCTCCTTCCAGGACCAGGATGATGATGGTAAAGTGGACAAACGCGATGAGCGTAGGAAGAAGGCTTCCTCTGGCAAAGCCGGTGGCGGCGCCCAGGGACgtgaaaccaaaacaaagtcaACGAAAAAGCATCAACGACGCAGTGGAGCAGCCCACAATGATACCGATGACGAAGACGATGGGCAGCAACAGGGCGCCCGCGGAGCaagcggtggcggtggcaataAAAAGACTGTAAAACCATTGGATTTGGTCAAGACGGCCGACATTGTCAAGCTCATCAACGCTAGTCTAGAGGAAGAGAGCCTGGAGCACTTGGCCCCATCGATTGCAGCTCTTTATCTAAA TCAATTGAATCAGACGGCGCTGGCCAAGGCCCAGGAGTTGTATGAGGCAACACCGCAAACGAATCGTCGGCAGACCCATGCCGCCATCCAGGATCGCATCAATACGCTGTTGATAGACATTCGGCTGTATGAGAAGGGTCTGAAGCTCTTTAGCCACGACACTCAGACGCAGCTGGTGAAATATCTGCTCAAATCACTGGGTAATGACATCTGCAATGAACTTTCGCTGTATGTGGCCAGTGAATGCAATTTGACGGTGAAGAATACCAGCTTGAATGTGGATCAGCGCATCAAATTGGCCCAAGAGTGCGATGCTCAGTATCGCAGTGCCCTGCTGGAGCAAAACAAAGCCCTGAACAAGTCCATAGATGAGTTTGAGCTGGCCACCGAATCGGTGCTAAAAGCCTGCAGCATGATTATCAAAAAGGTGGACAGGAAGAAGGATCGCCTGCTGATTGCGGATCACAAAaagaagctgcagcaacagctgctcgACTGCCGAGAGccagctctgctgctgcatttggcTGCCCTGATACTGTTTACCACAATTAGTGGCTGCATTTTGCACGCCTCTGGTAAATTCGTCTCTGCCATACTGCAGCACATCCGTGGCTCTCTAAATGATGCCCAGAACAACATGCTGTTGCGCTATCACG ATCTGGTATTGCAAGTGCTGCAGGCAGCGCCAGAAAGTGACGATTCCAAAATGGCCCACGAACAATTGCAGATCATGCAGACGGAGGTGGTAGAGCTGGCCCAGAACTTTACACGGGCCTCGGTTTCCAAGGCAGATTGA
- the LOC117896401 gene encoding PAX3- and PAX7-binding protein 1 isoform X1 yields the protein MSLFRKPKKIQRRVFSSGVDDDNDGATLDLDAEMESAPPPPILSGKRDKEKVKKTIKTNDDNKPKALLSFADDEDDGEVFQVRKSSNSKKIMRLMDKERRKKKREERTEHGSTENGSTQHLESSSATGASGATNSSRYKNASSDQSKSKKSDNHMIQTEIRTDDFVLVVKKSETPEAVLNGRAALCAGRDDMSDDGGDPSDDGGHSKEHHRFSKPEALKQMLESGSIPDAAMIHAARKRRQRAREQGAGDYIPIEESKEQPKLSTRLPNEDVEGDQSDDEERVDMSDITGRKEREERREQFYAVENDSTDEDSDREMNEWENQQIRKGVTGAQLVHAQHETVLSRFMIKPAAPSGALALEDADLVAPQSTSTLLEQAYAKNALDRSHLASAMRSSAAKPKKEKPKATALRTPQEIFTAIQSRLAEIKERSADHSATMARVSLELKELKLQQQECQKNAPTAAAKYKFYQEVKCYVNDLVDCLAEKSPVINELEKRALHQSGKNNRYLVNRRRQDIRDQAKEMAEATKPISAAARRTPEYEEQVRRAAEREGRRTRRRCERERNDLLASHLDGMSSDDEIADQQQEQSVSATAQTQKEADEAFEDVTDEFCKIELILMKFYAWRKTDMSSYLDAFVSLCLPKLLAPLVRHELLVWSPLLEVYADIETMRWYQACMLYACQADETMEQLKNDPDVNLVPSLIDKIVLPKVTSLVTECWDPLSTTQTLRLVGFINRLGRDFPLTGTNKQLKKLFESIMERMRLALENDVFIPIFPKQVQEAKTSFFQRQFCSGLKLFRNFLSWQGILGDKLLRELAIGGLLNRYLLLALRVCSPNDAINKAYIIVNTLPTVWLLPNSETLKNLELFIMYIKQTLDSCDSSNPVFMQSCEKAKQMLIRLHSY from the exons ATGTCGCTGTTTCGCAAGCCGAAGAAAATACAGCGGCGCGTGTTCTCCAGCGGTGTGGACGATGACAATGACGGGGCCACGTTGGACTTGGACGCCGAGATGGAGTcggcaccgccgccgccgataTTATCCGGCAAACGCGACAAGgaaaaagtgaagaaaacCATCAAAACGAATGATGACAACAAGCCAAAAGCTTTGCTTAGCTTTGCCGACGATG AGGATGATGGGGAGGTCTTTCAAGTGCGGAAATCGTCGAATAGCAAGAAAATAATGCGCTTGATGGACAAGGAGCGGCGCAAGAAGAAGCGCGAGGAGCGAACGGAGCACGGTAGCACGGAAAATGGTAGTACACAGCATTTAGAGTCGTCCAGTGCCACGGGTGCTTCGGGTGCTACAAATTCTAGTAGATATAAAAACGCGAGCAGCGATCagagtaaaagtaaaaaaagtGATAATCATATGATCCAAACCGAAATACGCACAGACGACTTTGTG CTCGTGGTTAAGAAATCAGAGACCCCCGAGGCTGTTCTGAATGGTCGGGCGGCCCTCTGTGCCGGGCGTGATGATATGAGCGACGATGGAGGCGATCCATCGGACGATGGGGGCCATAGCAAGGAGCATCATCGCTTCTCCAAGCCGGAGGCATTGAAGCAAATGCTGGAGAGTGGCTCCATTCCAGATGCGGCAATGATACATGCCGCTCGCAAACGACGACAGCGAGCCAGAGAACAGG GTGCCGGTGATTATATACCCATTGAGGAGAGCAAAGAGCAACCCAAACTGAGCACCCGCCTGCCCAACGAGGATGTCGAGGGCGATCAGTCGGACGATGAGGAGCGTGTGGACATGAGCGACATAACCGGTCGCAAGGAACGTGAAGAGCGTCGCGAGCAGTTCTATGCCGTCGAGAATGATT CGACCGATGAAGACTCTGACCGCGAGATGAACGAGTGGGAGAACCAGCAGATCCGCAAGGGCGTCACCGGTGCCCAGCTAGTCCATGCCCAGCACGAAACTGTGCTCTCACGCTTCATGATCAAACCGGCGGCGCCCAGCGGTGCTCTAGCCCTGGAAGACGCCGACCTAGTGGCCCCACAGTCCACCTCCACGCTGCTGGAACAAGCCTATGCGAAGAATGCCCTCGATCGCAGCCATCTGGCCTCAGCCATGCGCAGCTCTGCCGCAAagcccaaaaaggaaaaacccaaGGCCACAGCACTGCGCACACCCCAGGAGATATTCACTGCCATTCAGTCACGCCTTGCGGAGATTAAAGAACGCTCGGCGGATCACTCGGCCACCATGGCCAGAGTCAGCTTGGAGCTGAAGGAActaaagctgcagcagcaggagtgccAGAAGAATGCTCCAACGGCGGCAGCCAAGTACAAATTCTATCAGGAGGTCAAGTGCTATGTGAACGATCTGGTGGATTGCCTGGCCGAAAAGAGCCCCGTCATCAACGAGCTGGAAAAACGGGCCCTGCATCAGTCGGGAAAGAATAATCGCTATCTGGTGAATCGCCGGCGACAGGATATCAGAGATCAGGCCAAGGAAATGGCCGAGGCAACAA aACCTATTTCCGCTGCTGCCCGTCGCACACCGGAATACGAAGAACAAGTGCGCCGCGCAGCCGAGCGGGAGGGACGAAGGACACGTCGTCGCTGCGAACGTGAACGCAACGATCTCTTGGCCTCCCACTTGGATGGCATGTCCAGCGATGATGAAATAgccgaccagcagcaggaacagagTGTGTCTGCCACTGCGCAAACGCAAAAGGAAGCTGACGAAGCGTTTGAAGATGTCACCGATGAATTCTGCAAAATCGAGCTCATTCTCATGAAGTTCTATGCTTGGCGAAAGACCGACATGTCCTCGTATCTGGATGCGTTTGTTAGCTTGTGTTTGCCCAAACTATTGGCCCCACTAGTGCGCCACGAACTGCTGGTGTGGTCGCCATTGCTGGAGGTGTATGCAGACATAGAGACAATGCGCTGGTATCAGGCTTGCATGCTGTACGCCTGTCAGGCAGATGAAACAATGGAGCAGCTAAAGAACGATCCTGATGTGAATCTAGTGCCATCGCTCATTGATAAGATTGTGCTGCCAAAAGTGACCT CTTTGGTCACGGAATGCTGGGATCCCTTGTCTACCACACAAACACTGCGGCTCGTGGGCTTTATCAATCGCTTGGGTCGTGATTTTCCACTCACTGGAACCAATAAGCAGCTCAAGAAACTCTTTGAATCGATTATGGAACGCATGCGATTGGCATTGGAGAATGATGTGTTTATACCGATATTTCCCAAGCA AGTGCAAGAAGCGAAGACTTCATTCTTTCAGCGTCAATTCTGCAGCGGCCTGAAGCTCTTTCGCAACTTTCTCAGCTGGCAGGGCATCCTGGGGGACAAGCTACTACGTGAGCTGGCAATTGGGGGGCTACTAAATCGctacctgctgctggccctgcgTGTCTGCTCGCCCAATGATGCCATCAACAAGGCCTATATCATAGTAAATACCCTGCCCACGGTTTGGTTGCTGCCCAACAGCGAAACTCTCAAGAATTTGGAACTATTTATAAtgtatataaaacaaacattgGACAGCTGCGATTCCAGCAATCCAGTTTTTAT GCAATCCTGCGAAAAGGCCAAGCAAATGCTAATAAGACTACATAGTTATTAA
- the LOC117896401 gene encoding PAX3- and PAX7-binding protein 1 isoform X2 encodes MSDDGGDPSDDGGHSKEHHRFSKPEALKQMLESGSIPDAAMIHAARKRRQRAREQGAGDYIPIEESKEQPKLSTRLPNEDVEGDQSDDEERVDMSDITGRKEREERREQFYAVENDSTDEDSDREMNEWENQQIRKGVTGAQLVHAQHETVLSRFMIKPAAPSGALALEDADLVAPQSTSTLLEQAYAKNALDRSHLASAMRSSAAKPKKEKPKATALRTPQEIFTAIQSRLAEIKERSADHSATMARVSLELKELKLQQQECQKNAPTAAAKYKFYQEVKCYVNDLVDCLAEKSPVINELEKRALHQSGKNNRYLVNRRRQDIRDQAKEMAEATKPISAAARRTPEYEEQVRRAAEREGRRTRRRCERERNDLLASHLDGMSSDDEIADQQQEQSVSATAQTQKEADEAFEDVTDEFCKIELILMKFYAWRKTDMSSYLDAFVSLCLPKLLAPLVRHELLVWSPLLEVYADIETMRWYQACMLYACQADETMEQLKNDPDVNLVPSLIDKIVLPKVTSLVTECWDPLSTTQTLRLVGFINRLGRDFPLTGTNKQLKKLFESIMERMRLALENDVFIPIFPKQVQEAKTSFFQRQFCSGLKLFRNFLSWQGILGDKLLRELAIGGLLNRYLLLALRVCSPNDAINKAYIIVNTLPTVWLLPNSETLKNLELFIMYIKQTLDSCDSSNPVFMQSCEKAKQMLIRLHSY; translated from the exons ATGAGCGACGATGGAGGCGATCCATCGGACGATGGGGGCCATAGCAAGGAGCATCATCGCTTCTCCAAGCCGGAGGCATTGAAGCAAATGCTGGAGAGTGGCTCCATTCCAGATGCGGCAATGATACATGCCGCTCGCAAACGACGACAGCGAGCCAGAGAACAGG GTGCCGGTGATTATATACCCATTGAGGAGAGCAAAGAGCAACCCAAACTGAGCACCCGCCTGCCCAACGAGGATGTCGAGGGCGATCAGTCGGACGATGAGGAGCGTGTGGACATGAGCGACATAACCGGTCGCAAGGAACGTGAAGAGCGTCGCGAGCAGTTCTATGCCGTCGAGAATGATT CGACCGATGAAGACTCTGACCGCGAGATGAACGAGTGGGAGAACCAGCAGATCCGCAAGGGCGTCACCGGTGCCCAGCTAGTCCATGCCCAGCACGAAACTGTGCTCTCACGCTTCATGATCAAACCGGCGGCGCCCAGCGGTGCTCTAGCCCTGGAAGACGCCGACCTAGTGGCCCCACAGTCCACCTCCACGCTGCTGGAACAAGCCTATGCGAAGAATGCCCTCGATCGCAGCCATCTGGCCTCAGCCATGCGCAGCTCTGCCGCAAagcccaaaaaggaaaaacccaaGGCCACAGCACTGCGCACACCCCAGGAGATATTCACTGCCATTCAGTCACGCCTTGCGGAGATTAAAGAACGCTCGGCGGATCACTCGGCCACCATGGCCAGAGTCAGCTTGGAGCTGAAGGAActaaagctgcagcagcaggagtgccAGAAGAATGCTCCAACGGCGGCAGCCAAGTACAAATTCTATCAGGAGGTCAAGTGCTATGTGAACGATCTGGTGGATTGCCTGGCCGAAAAGAGCCCCGTCATCAACGAGCTGGAAAAACGGGCCCTGCATCAGTCGGGAAAGAATAATCGCTATCTGGTGAATCGCCGGCGACAGGATATCAGAGATCAGGCCAAGGAAATGGCCGAGGCAACAA aACCTATTTCCGCTGCTGCCCGTCGCACACCGGAATACGAAGAACAAGTGCGCCGCGCAGCCGAGCGGGAGGGACGAAGGACACGTCGTCGCTGCGAACGTGAACGCAACGATCTCTTGGCCTCCCACTTGGATGGCATGTCCAGCGATGATGAAATAgccgaccagcagcaggaacagagTGTGTCTGCCACTGCGCAAACGCAAAAGGAAGCTGACGAAGCGTTTGAAGATGTCACCGATGAATTCTGCAAAATCGAGCTCATTCTCATGAAGTTCTATGCTTGGCGAAAGACCGACATGTCCTCGTATCTGGATGCGTTTGTTAGCTTGTGTTTGCCCAAACTATTGGCCCCACTAGTGCGCCACGAACTGCTGGTGTGGTCGCCATTGCTGGAGGTGTATGCAGACATAGAGACAATGCGCTGGTATCAGGCTTGCATGCTGTACGCCTGTCAGGCAGATGAAACAATGGAGCAGCTAAAGAACGATCCTGATGTGAATCTAGTGCCATCGCTCATTGATAAGATTGTGCTGCCAAAAGTGACCT CTTTGGTCACGGAATGCTGGGATCCCTTGTCTACCACACAAACACTGCGGCTCGTGGGCTTTATCAATCGCTTGGGTCGTGATTTTCCACTCACTGGAACCAATAAGCAGCTCAAGAAACTCTTTGAATCGATTATGGAACGCATGCGATTGGCATTGGAGAATGATGTGTTTATACCGATATTTCCCAAGCA AGTGCAAGAAGCGAAGACTTCATTCTTTCAGCGTCAATTCTGCAGCGGCCTGAAGCTCTTTCGCAACTTTCTCAGCTGGCAGGGCATCCTGGGGGACAAGCTACTACGTGAGCTGGCAATTGGGGGGCTACTAAATCGctacctgctgctggccctgcgTGTCTGCTCGCCCAATGATGCCATCAACAAGGCCTATATCATAGTAAATACCCTGCCCACGGTTTGGTTGCTGCCCAACAGCGAAACTCTCAAGAATTTGGAACTATTTATAAtgtatataaaacaaacattgGACAGCTGCGATTCCAGCAATCCAGTTTTTAT GCAATCCTGCGAAAAGGCCAAGCAAATGCTAATAAGACTACATAGTTATTAA
- the LOC117897214 gene encoding arrestin domain-containing protein 17 gives MGLKGCEVELDNPWNTYYAGQTVNGQAKFTFDSPKKVRGIIIRFLGEANTEWNEERNVTTSEGKTENEITTLKGHEEYFKIQYYLLGGKNSSETELPPGTHTYPFTCALPPTLPSSFEGEFGHVRYTIKVTLDRPWKFDQDMKMAFTVIAPVDLNLNPRVKDPFKLELEKSFCCFCCASGPLSVITSIPQTGYVSGQILPITCEVDNASNVNLSAVKFELRKLVTFHTSQPRSEKRESKVIISNLSIGPVNGGDSHTFTQQMEIPALPPTNLSNCGVIALDYDLHVTCEVSGAHRNLTGKVPITLGTIPLAGMKPPVQYTDVRATQSEDPSLAPTQPVSPASPPASDGAMGGALGWNVADSTGGGGGLYPNIPPPQFVETQYRAPTIAGRDDSEHTQMSGEGGFAPRYPTFQFNNATAPPVNH, from the exons ATGGGTCTCAAAGGTTGTGAAGTGGAATTGGACAATCCCTGGAACACGTACTATGCCGGCCAGACGGTGAATGGCCAGGCAAAATTCACATTTGACTCGCCCAAGAAGGTTCGAG GCATCATAATACGATTCTTGGGCGAGGCCAATACGGAGTGGAATGAGGAGCGTAATGTGACCACCAGCGAGGGCAAGACCGAGAACGAAATCACAACACTGAAGGGGCATGAGGAGTATTTTAAAATCCAATACTATCTGCTGGGCGGCAAGAACA GCTCTGAGACGGAGCTGCCGCCGGGTACCCACACCTATCCCTTTACTTGCGCCTTGCCGCCTACTCTGCCCTCGTCGTTCGAGGGGGAATTCGGACATGTGCGCTATACCATCAAGGTGACGCTGGATCGACCATGGAAATTCGATCAGGACATGAAAATGGCCTTTACGGTCATAGCCCCGGTGGACTTGAATCTCAATCCACGTGTCAAGGATCCCTttaagctggagctggagaagtccttctgctgcttctgctgtgccTCGGGTCCATTGTCCGTGATCACGAGCATACCGCAAACTGGCTATGTTTCGGGTCAGATCTTGCCCATTACGTGCGAGGTGGACAACGCCAGCAACGTGAATCTCAGTGCCGTGAAGTTTGAGCTCCGCAAGCTGGTCACCTTCCATACGAGCCAGCCGCGCAGCGAGAAGCGCGAATCGAAGGTGATCATTTCGAATCTCAGCATTGGCCCAGTGAATGGCGGGGACTCTCACACGTTTACGCAGCAGATGGAGATACCCGCACTGCCGCCAACCAATCTATCCAACTGTGGGGTTATTGCATTGGACTATGACCTGCATGTGACCTGCGAGGTCAGCGGTGCTCATAGAAATCTTACGGGCAAAGTGCCCATCACTTTGGGGACCATTCCGCTGGCTGGCATGAAGCCGCCCGTTCAATATACAGATGTGCGGGCTACCCAATCGGAGGATCCCTCACTGGCGCCCACACAGCCGGTGAGTCCAGCCAGTCCACCCGCTTCGGATGGTGCCATGGGTGGGGCCCTGGGCTGGAATGTCGCCGATAGCACTGGAGGCGGTGGTGGTCTTTACCCCAATATAC CGCCACCGCAGTTTGTGGAGACACAGTATCGAGCGCCCACCATTGCCGGACGCGATGATTCGGAACACACGCAGATGAGCGGCGAGGGAGGCTTTGCCCCACGCTATCCAACATTTCAGTTCAACAATGCCACAGCGCCGCCAGTGAATCACTAA
- the LOC117896401 gene encoding uncharacterized protein LOC117896401 isoform X3 — translation MSLFRKPKKIQRRVFSSGVDDDNDGATLDLDAEMESAPPPPILSGKRDKEKVKKTIKTNDDNKPKALLSFADDEDDGEVFQVRKSSNSKKIMRLMDKERRKKKREERTEHGSTENGSTQHLESSSATGASGATNSSRYKNASSDQSKSKKSDNHMIQTEIRTDDFVVSSWLRNQRPPRLF, via the exons ATGTCGCTGTTTCGCAAGCCGAAGAAAATACAGCGGCGCGTGTTCTCCAGCGGTGTGGACGATGACAATGACGGGGCCACGTTGGACTTGGACGCCGAGATGGAGTcggcaccgccgccgccgataTTATCCGGCAAACGCGACAAGgaaaaagtgaagaaaacCATCAAAACGAATGATGACAACAAGCCAAAAGCTTTGCTTAGCTTTGCCGACGATG AGGATGATGGGGAGGTCTTTCAAGTGCGGAAATCGTCGAATAGCAAGAAAATAATGCGCTTGATGGACAAGGAGCGGCGCAAGAAGAAGCGCGAGGAGCGAACGGAGCACGGTAGCACGGAAAATGGTAGTACACAGCATTTAGAGTCGTCCAGTGCCACGGGTGCTTCGGGTGCTACAAATTCTAGTAGATATAAAAACGCGAGCAGCGATCagagtaaaagtaaaaaaagtGATAATCATATGATCCAAACCGAAATACGCACAGACGACTTTGTGGTAAG CTCGTGGTTAAGAAATCAGAGACCCCCGAGGCTGTTCTGA